In one window of Streptomyces sp. FXJ1.172 DNA:
- a CDS encoding PIG-L deacetylase family protein — MATILAFHAHPDDEVLLTGGTLARAAADGHRVVIVVATDGLMGATPEGEAPRLGELRASAAVLGVARVVHLGYADSGHGPVLHPDPPDRTRFARADTEEAAERLADILRAEGVQLLLSYDARGGYGHRDHVKVHQVGKRAAELAGVSRVLEATMPRDVVDRLVRLVRLLRIPFRYDADALRSAYSPRAAITHRIDVRRFARQKQAALAAHRSEVSGTGRLAPVMRLLIRLPTPVFGWLLGREWFVESRAGTSAN; from the coding sequence ATGGCGACCATCCTTGCTTTTCACGCACATCCGGATGACGAGGTGCTCCTGACCGGTGGCACGCTCGCCCGGGCCGCGGCCGATGGGCACCGTGTGGTCATCGTGGTCGCCACGGACGGCCTCATGGGCGCCACCCCGGAGGGCGAGGCACCGCGGCTGGGGGAACTCCGGGCGAGTGCGGCCGTGCTGGGTGTGGCGCGTGTGGTGCACCTGGGATACGCCGACAGTGGACACGGACCCGTGCTCCATCCGGATCCGCCGGACCGGACACGTTTTGCGCGGGCGGACACGGAGGAGGCGGCCGAGCGGCTGGCCGACATCCTCCGTGCCGAAGGCGTACAGCTCCTCCTCAGCTACGACGCCCGGGGTGGATACGGCCACCGCGACCACGTCAAGGTGCACCAGGTCGGCAAGCGCGCCGCCGAGCTGGCCGGGGTGTCCCGGGTGCTGGAGGCGACGATGCCGCGCGACGTGGTGGACCGCTTGGTCAGGCTCGTCCGCCTGCTGAGGATCCCGTTCCGGTACGACGCGGACGCACTGCGCAGCGCCTACAGCCCCCGCGCCGCCATCACTCACCGGATCGATGTCCGACGGTTCGCCCGGCAGAAACAGGCCGCACTCGCCGCGCATCGCTCAGAGGTGTCCGGGACGGGCCGGCTGGCTCCCGTCATGAGGCTGCTGATCCGTCTGCCGACTCCCGTCTTTGGATGGCTGCTCGGCCGGGAGTGGTTCGTGGAGTCGAGGGCGGGGACCAGCGCCAACTGA
- a CDS encoding MerR family transcriptional regulator: protein MFTIGDFARHGRVSVRMLRHYDATGLLHPAHVDPVSGYRHYTAAQLARLNRIIALKDLGFTLQQVRDIVDEKVSAGELRGMLRLRRAELETAVAAAGARLVRVEARLRAIESEGHMPTNDVVIKNVPAVRVAELTATATSFEPEHIGPVIGPLYDELFRRLEAAGITPTGPGVAYYEDAPEGDGRISVHAAVQVSAPLRDDGLRILDLPSVDQAATIVHRGSMDTVLPTAQTLARWIEANGYQSTGYPREINLECPDNHDDWVTELQAPVAQA, encoded by the coding sequence ATGTTCACCATCGGAGACTTCGCCAGACACGGCCGTGTCTCGGTCCGGATGCTGCGCCACTACGACGCGACCGGTCTGCTGCACCCGGCCCACGTCGACCCCGTCAGCGGCTACCGCCACTACACCGCCGCCCAACTCGCCCGCCTCAACCGGATCATCGCGCTCAAGGACCTCGGCTTCACCCTTCAGCAGGTCCGCGACATCGTGGACGAGAAGGTCAGTGCCGGGGAACTGCGCGGCATGCTGCGGCTGCGGCGGGCCGAACTGGAGACTGCCGTGGCCGCAGCAGGCGCACGGCTGGTCCGGGTCGAGGCGAGGCTCCGAGCGATCGAGAGTGAGGGCCACATGCCCACGAACGACGTCGTCATCAAGAACGTCCCCGCCGTCCGGGTGGCGGAGCTGACCGCGACCGCCACGAGTTTCGAGCCCGAGCACATCGGTCCGGTCATAGGGCCGCTCTACGACGAGCTGTTCCGGCGCCTGGAGGCGGCAGGCATCACCCCCACGGGCCCCGGCGTCGCCTATTACGAGGACGCCCCGGAGGGCGATGGCAGGATCAGCGTGCACGCCGCCGTCCAGGTCTCCGCGCCGCTCCGGGACGACGGCCTGCGCATCCTCGACCTGCCGTCCGTCGACCAGGCGGCGACCATCGTGCACCGCGGCTCGATGGACACCGTTCTCCCCACCGCCCAGACCCTGGCCCGCTGGATCGAGGCCAACGGCTACCAGTCGACCGGATACCCCCGCGAGATCAACCTGGAGTGCCCCGACAACCACGACGACTGGGTTACGGAACTGCAGGCACCGGTGGCCCAGGCCTGA